GCTGCGTCAGGCGAAATGGATGGAAAAGCAACAGCGTATTCGAAACGAGCAGATGTTGATGCTCATTTCCAATTTGTACGAGGAATCTGTTCTCCTAAAAAAGACATTGCATCAGGTTGAGGAAATCACACGCAGCTGCTATGAGCTGTATCGCGAGATGAACGAGGTGGAACAAAAGAATGGGACGAGCAAGCGTTACGCGAAGCGGTTGCTATCCCTTGCCGGACAAGTGCATGAAGTGAAAAAGGACAATCAACGCATATATGCTGGTCTTTCCAAGCTGATTTCTGACGAGAATGATCGAGACTATATGCCACTGGGCGAATTGATAGGGATCATTGTTCAGGGACAACGAAAGTACGCGAGACTATTGGAGAAGGACATCCAGTTTGAAACGAATGTGGAGGTGCCGTATCTCGCTTGCCACATTTACACGACACTTTCACTCATCAACAATCTGGTCGGCAACAGTGTTGAAGCGATCCGCGACCGGGGGATGGTATCGATCGTGGCTTCGATTGACGAGAGTCAGGGGTGGCTTCATTTTGTCGTAACCGATGATGGTCCAGGCATTGTGGTGAAGGATAAAGAGCTCTTGTTCATGCCTGGATTCACGACCAAATACGACGTATCAGGCAGACCTTCCACGGGGATCGGACTTTCATACGTAAAGGAAATGACAGACAGTCTCCAAGGAATGATTGATTTATCCGAGGACTCATGCGGACAAACGACACAATTTTGCATTCGCTTGCCAATCGCAACTCTGATTCAGAAAGGGTGACCTCATGCGCTACTTCATTGTGGACGACGATCCTGCGATTCGATTCATGCTCGGTCAAATGATTGAGGATGCTGATTTGGGAGAGGTATGTGGGGAAGCAGAGGATGGCTCGCAAATTGACCACGATTTTTTGAATTGGAAGCAAGTAGACATTTTGTTGATTGATCTTTTAATGCCGAATCGAGATGGCATTGAAACGGTGCGCCATCTGAGGCATTTTACCGGAAAAATTGTCATGATCTCGCAAATCGAAACGAAGGAGATGATCGCTGAGGCGTATGCGACAGGGATCGAATACTACGTGACCAAACCAGTGAATCGCCTAGAGGTCATCAGTGTTCTGCAAAAGGTACGGGAACGCATATTGCTACAGCAATCCATTGAGGGTATTCAACGGTCACTTTCCGTCTTATCCGGCACGATTAACATGACGGCAGCTCCATCAAAAGATACATCGTATCCTGAAATGGGCATCTTATCTTCCGCACGGTTTCTCTTGACTGAACTGGGGATGATTAGTGAAAAAGGCAGCAAAGATTTACTCGACATGATGGAGTGGCTGTATCGCTGGGAGAAGGAAAGGGATGGAGAAGTGAA
The window above is part of the Brevibacillus brevis NBRC 100599 genome. Proteins encoded here:
- a CDS encoding response regulator; the encoded protein is MRYFIVDDDPAIRFMLGQMIEDADLGEVCGEAEDGSQIDHDFLNWKQVDILLIDLLMPNRDGIETVRHLRHFTGKIVMISQIETKEMIAEAYATGIEYYVTKPVNRLEVISVLQKVRERILLQQSIEGIQRSLSVLSGTINMTAAPSKDTSYPEMGILSSARFLLTELGMISEKGSKDLLDMMEWLYRWEKERDGEVNLPPLRDIFWAVAARKLGKGVTVLIQKETKAAEQRVRRAIYQALTHLASLGLTDYSHPKFESYATTFFDFTEVRKRMLELENQMEATISSTRINTKKFIFVLYMESKRRIGVFQC
- a CDS encoding sensor histidine kinase; the encoded protein is MRENISILLLMLIAVPIAGELKFHPFQDEFRISFGTTAFFFFLLWLRPSFLAGVVTGLIVVLFRIVLDFLYEDAFSLLVSFQMHFPAFCYYAAFACLFSLFRVNTLHHRPLWVGLLGTVAEIAANLVELSFRAVSWEGVFQLEVVGPIAVIALIRSFFVLSFFNMIQLRQAKWMEKQQRIRNEQMLMLISNLYEESVLLKKTLHQVEEITRSCYELYREMNEVEQKNGTSKRYAKRLLSLAGQVHEVKKDNQRIYAGLSKLISDENDRDYMPLGELIGIIVQGQRKYARLLEKDIQFETNVEVPYLACHIYTTLSLINNLVGNSVEAIRDRGMVSIVASIDESQGWLHFVVTDDGPGIVVKDKELLFMPGFTTKYDVSGRPSTGIGLSYVKEMTDSLQGMIDLSEDSCGQTTQFCIRLPIATLIQKG